The Gemmata palustris genome includes a region encoding these proteins:
- a CDS encoding CTP synthase: MTKHIFVTGGVVSSLGKGLTSASIGLLLENRGLRVRLQKLDPYLNVDPGTMSPYQHGEVYVLDDGTETDLDLGHYERFTHAVLNKDCNYTTGKIYLSVIEKERRGDYRGKTVQVIPHVTDEIKSCIKKMVAPDVDVVITEIGGTVGDIEGMPYFEAIRQYALDVGKNNCLFVHLTLVPYLKAAGELKTKPTQRSVRDLREIGIQPDILICRTEKEIPKDECEKIALFCNVERNAVIEEKDKEFSIYEVPLSLANNKLDQLVVEKLHLTHARPLDMSEWSRMLENMRAPEHEITIGFVGKYVKHRDAYKSVYESLDHAGIAHRTKVKVLRIESDKLADEGAAQALATVDGLLVPGGFDKRGIEGKIEAIRFARESGLPFFGICLGLQCATIEFARHVAGLENANSTEFDKASPHPVVCLLEEQAGVTDLGGTQRLGAYPCHLKPNTKARAAFGVDVISERHRHRYEVNNNYRDRLEARGMIFSGTSPDGSLVEAIELRDHPWFVAVQSHPEFQSKPTKPHPLFRDFIGASLDRRRTRKPVAVVMG, encoded by the coding sequence ATGACCAAGCACATTTTCGTTACTGGTGGCGTCGTCAGCTCACTCGGAAAAGGGCTGACGTCCGCCTCCATCGGGCTGCTCTTGGAGAACCGCGGGCTGCGGGTGCGCTTGCAAAAACTCGACCCGTACTTGAACGTCGATCCCGGCACGATGTCGCCCTACCAGCACGGCGAGGTGTACGTTCTCGACGACGGCACCGAGACCGACCTCGACCTGGGGCACTACGAGCGGTTCACGCACGCGGTTCTCAACAAGGACTGCAACTACACCACGGGCAAGATCTACCTCTCGGTCATCGAGAAAGAGCGCCGCGGGGACTACCGCGGGAAGACCGTGCAGGTGATCCCACACGTCACCGACGAGATCAAGAGCTGCATCAAGAAGATGGTCGCGCCGGACGTGGACGTGGTCATCACCGAGATCGGCGGGACCGTCGGCGACATCGAGGGGATGCCGTACTTCGAGGCGATCCGCCAGTACGCGCTCGACGTCGGCAAAAATAACTGCCTGTTCGTTCACCTCACGCTCGTCCCGTACCTGAAGGCCGCCGGCGAGCTGAAGACCAAGCCGACGCAGCGCAGCGTGCGCGACCTGCGCGAGATCGGCATCCAGCCCGACATCCTCATCTGCCGCACCGAGAAGGAGATCCCGAAGGACGAGTGCGAGAAGATCGCGCTGTTCTGCAACGTCGAGCGCAACGCGGTGATCGAGGAGAAGGACAAGGAGTTCAGCATCTACGAGGTGCCACTCAGCCTCGCGAACAACAAGCTCGATCAACTCGTCGTGGAGAAACTGCACCTCACGCACGCGCGGCCGCTCGACATGAGCGAGTGGAGCCGGATGCTCGAAAACATGCGGGCGCCCGAGCACGAGATCACCATCGGGTTCGTCGGCAAGTACGTGAAGCACCGCGACGCCTACAAGAGCGTGTACGAGTCGCTCGACCACGCCGGGATCGCCCACCGCACGAAGGTGAAGGTGCTGCGCATCGAGTCGGACAAGCTCGCGGACGAGGGCGCGGCCCAGGCCCTGGCGACCGTGGACGGGCTGCTCGTCCCCGGCGGATTCGACAAGCGCGGGATCGAGGGGAAGATCGAAGCGATCCGGTTCGCGCGCGAGTCCGGGCTGCCGTTCTTCGGCATCTGCCTCGGGCTCCAGTGCGCGACGATCGAGTTCGCGCGCCACGTGGCCGGGCTGGAGAACGCGAACAGCACCGAGTTCGACAAGGCGTCCCCGCACCCGGTCGTGTGCCTGCTCGAAGAGCAGGCGGGCGTCACGGACCTCGGCGGCACTCAGCGGCTGGGCGCGTACCCGTGCCACCTGAAGCCGAACACCAAGGCCCGCGCCGCGTTCGGGGTGGACGTGATTAGCGAACGGCACCGGCACCGCTACGAGGTGAACAACAATTACCGCGACCGGCTCGAAGCGCGCGGCATGATCTTTTCGGGCACGAGCCCCGACGGGTCGCTCGTCGAGGCGATCGAGTTGCGGGACCACCCGTGGTTCGTGGCGGTGCAGTCGCACCCAGAGTTCCAGTCGAAGCCGACCAAGCCGCACCCGCTGTTCCGCGACTTCATCGGCGCGAGCCTCGATCGCCGCCGCACGCGCAAGCCCGTTGCGGTCGTGATGGGCTGA
- the kdsB gene encoding 3-deoxy-manno-octulosonate cytidylyltransferase, producing the protein MRAAIVIPARFASSRLPGKPLLRETGKYLIQHVFERAQKAKCASDVIVATDDDRIFAAVREFGGTPVMTREDHVSGTDRVAEVAARLGADVVINLQGDEPQFDPDAIDLLAELMRAPGSDMATLAVPITDAETYRNPNVVKVVCDDRGRALYFSRSPIPMVRDGEPDFAASPARFLQHLGVYAYRRDFLLRIAGTPPHPLEQSEKLEQLRVLGTGGTIMLGQVARAHRGVDTPADYADFVRWYRQNGDDGAGGTRRAA; encoded by the coding sequence ATGCGCGCCGCGATCGTCATTCCCGCGAGATTCGCATCATCGCGATTGCCCGGTAAACCGCTCCTGCGGGAAACCGGGAAGTACCTGATCCAGCACGTTTTCGAGCGGGCACAGAAAGCGAAGTGCGCGTCCGACGTGATCGTCGCCACCGACGACGACCGCATCTTCGCGGCGGTGCGGGAGTTCGGCGGCACCCCCGTGATGACGCGCGAGGACCACGTTTCCGGGACCGACCGCGTGGCCGAGGTCGCCGCGCGACTGGGCGCGGACGTGGTCATCAACCTGCAGGGCGACGAACCGCAATTCGACCCGGACGCGATCGACCTCCTCGCGGAACTGATGCGCGCTCCCGGTTCGGATATGGCCACGCTCGCGGTACCGATCACGGACGCGGAGACGTACCGCAACCCGAACGTGGTCAAGGTGGTGTGCGACGACCGCGGGCGCGCGCTGTACTTCTCGCGGTCCCCGATCCCGATGGTGCGGGACGGCGAACCGGACTTCGCCGCGAGCCCGGCGCGCTTCCTTCAGCACCTGGGCGTGTACGCCTACCGGCGCGACTTCCTCCTGCGGATCGCCGGAACCCCGCCGCACCCGTTGGAGCAATCGGAAAAACTCGAACAGCTCCGCGTCCTCGGTACCGGCGGCACAATCATGCTGGGGCAAGTGGCCCGCGCCCACCGCGGCGTTGACACCCCGGCCGATTACGCCGATTTCGTGCGTTGGTACCGGCAGAACGGCGACGACGGGGCGGGCGGAACGCGCCGCGCGGCTTAA
- a CDS encoding ABC transporter ATP-binding protein has product MTDGPAAHLLYADQVVKTYPDGDVHALNGVTLGVRPGQHVAITGPSGCGKSTLLNLLGVLDKPDAGEVYFRGEPLSRHPNLNHFRARQIGFVFQSFFLIPTLTARENVQVPMFEGPPRSARERVKKADELLELVGMAKRADHLPQKLSVGERQRVALARALANDPAMLLADEPTGNLDSDNAAKVLDLFAALQKSRDLALLVVTHSDEVAERADRVIRMKDGRVVSDSGTARVSAQGCGGSG; this is encoded by the coding sequence ATGACTGACGGCCCCGCCGCCCACCTGCTTTACGCCGACCAAGTGGTGAAGACTTACCCGGACGGGGACGTCCACGCGCTGAACGGGGTCACGCTCGGCGTGCGGCCCGGGCAGCACGTCGCCATCACCGGACCGTCCGGGTGCGGTAAGTCCACGCTCCTGAACCTGCTCGGCGTGCTCGACAAGCCCGACGCCGGCGAGGTGTACTTCCGCGGCGAGCCGCTCTCCCGGCACCCCAACCTGAACCACTTTCGCGCCCGCCAGATTGGGTTCGTGTTCCAGTCGTTCTTCCTGATCCCGACGCTGACCGCGCGCGAGAACGTGCAGGTGCCGATGTTCGAGGGGCCACCTCGGAGCGCCCGCGAGCGTGTGAAGAAGGCGGACGAGTTGCTCGAACTCGTGGGCATGGCGAAGCGCGCCGACCACCTGCCGCAGAAACTGTCCGTCGGCGAGCGCCAGCGCGTGGCGCTCGCCCGCGCGCTGGCGAACGACCCCGCCATGCTCCTCGCGGACGAACCGACCGGGAACCTCGACTCCGACAACGCGGCAAAGGTGCTCGACCTGTTCGCCGCGCTCCAGAAGTCGCGCGACCTCGCGCTCTTGGTGGTCACGCACAGTGACGAAGTCGCCGAACGCGCCGACCGCGTGATTCGCATGAAGGACGGGCGCGTGGTCAGTGATTCCGGGACCGCCCGAGTGTCCGCCCAGGGGTGCGGGGGGAGTGGCTGA
- a CDS encoding ABC transporter permease translates to MYFVAFILKNLTRRPIRTALTVLGLAVAVGSMLALLAVSYNVEKSVESAFDRRRVDLVVMQAGKSSGLNSDFSEALVEQAREIREVDKVSEGVVDVTDMTRDSGASDPVLIQGWKPSNFGFEDIQIISGRKLEEGERSKIMLGRTLATNLNKKVGDHIVFGGNKDNPYEVVAVFKSFVVFEEGGAVVSFPDGQALTGKRVTGFSVRVKKTSPDSAAEIEDVRQKIEALRDPKDKTARLSAQTPDAYVTSVSQLKLVRAVAWLVSAIALAIGVISMLNTMAMSVLERTHEIGILRAVGWPPGRVIGMILGEAVLLATVAAIGGTVIAFLGMHLLTLSPKVNGFIEPELAPVVILRGVLITVFIGVLGGAYPAFRASRLLPTEALRHD, encoded by the coding sequence ATGTATTTTGTCGCATTCATCCTGAAGAACCTCACGCGGCGGCCGATCCGCACCGCGCTCACCGTACTCGGTCTCGCCGTCGCGGTGGGCAGCATGCTCGCCCTGCTCGCGGTGAGTTACAACGTCGAGAAGTCGGTCGAATCTGCATTCGACCGGCGCCGCGTCGATCTCGTTGTCATGCAGGCCGGCAAGTCCAGCGGGCTGAACAGCGACTTCAGCGAGGCCCTGGTCGAACAGGCGCGGGAGATCCGGGAGGTCGATAAGGTCTCGGAGGGCGTCGTCGACGTGACCGATATGACGCGCGACAGTGGCGCGTCCGACCCGGTGCTGATCCAGGGTTGGAAGCCGAGCAACTTCGGGTTCGAGGACATTCAGATCATCTCCGGGCGCAAGCTCGAAGAGGGCGAGCGGAGCAAGATCATGCTCGGCCGCACGCTCGCAACGAACCTCAACAAGAAGGTCGGCGACCACATCGTCTTCGGCGGCAACAAGGACAACCCCTACGAGGTCGTCGCGGTCTTCAAGAGCTTTGTGGTGTTCGAGGAGGGCGGAGCGGTCGTTTCGTTCCCGGACGGGCAGGCGCTCACCGGCAAGCGCGTGACCGGGTTCTCCGTGCGCGTGAAGAAGACCTCGCCCGACTCGGCCGCCGAAATCGAAGACGTGCGCCAGAAGATCGAGGCGCTCCGCGACCCCAAAGACAAGACCGCCCGGCTCTCGGCGCAGACGCCCGACGCCTACGTCACGTCCGTTTCGCAACTGAAACTGGTCCGAGCGGTCGCGTGGCTCGTGTCGGCCATCGCCCTGGCCATCGGCGTCATCAGCATGCTGAACACGATGGCGATGTCGGTGCTCGAGCGCACGCACGAGATCGGCATCCTGCGGGCGGTCGGCTGGCCCCCCGGGCGCGTGATCGGCATGATCCTGGGCGAAGCCGTGCTGCTGGCGACCGTCGCCGCGATTGGGGGCACGGTGATCGCTTTTCTGGGTATGCACCTGCTCACACTTTCGCCGAAGGTGAACGGGTTCATCGAGCCCGAACTCGCGCCTGTGGTGATCCTCCGCGGGGTTCTCATCACCGTGTTCATCGGGGTTCTCGGGGGGGCGTACCCGGCGTTCCGCGCGTCCCGCCTGCTGCCAACGGAGGCGCTCCGCCATGACTGA
- a CDS encoding alpha/beta fold hydrolase, whose protein sequence is MPEVEVNGTRLFYQQSGEGPDVVLVHAVTSNQAVWVFSGLVEALAADFRVTAYDMRGHGASARPATGYTSAVMAEDFRQLHATLGLKPALLVGHSFGGVVSMHAAVVAPECVAGVLLSDSFFPGLKHVEPNFGKMSIWVDLRETFARVGVELGDTVDFTRLFRETAALTPDKMKELEDIYGAFGRGWLRQLPRLAETTCGDEVLAEAGLTESVLAGIAQPVVALYDEFSPFLATCRWLEQHLARCSAEIIPAAKHLAMLDNTAGFTDAVKRHLTRLSQ, encoded by the coding sequence ATGCCCGAAGTCGAGGTAAACGGAACGCGGCTCTTCTACCAGCAGTCCGGCGAAGGCCCGGACGTCGTACTGGTTCACGCGGTCACGAGCAACCAGGCCGTGTGGGTGTTTAGCGGACTGGTGGAGGCGCTTGCCGCCGACTTCCGCGTAACCGCATACGACATGCGCGGGCACGGCGCCAGCGCGCGCCCGGCGACCGGGTACACGTCCGCGGTCATGGCCGAAGACTTCCGCCAGTTGCACGCGACACTCGGGCTGAAGCCGGCGCTCTTGGTCGGCCATAGTTTCGGTGGCGTGGTGAGTATGCACGCGGCCGTTGTCGCGCCCGAGTGCGTCGCGGGTGTGTTGCTCTCGGATTCGTTTTTCCCCGGGTTGAAGCACGTCGAACCGAACTTCGGCAAGATGAGCATCTGGGTCGATCTGCGCGAAACGTTCGCGCGGGTCGGCGTCGAACTCGGGGACACGGTAGACTTCACCCGCCTGTTCCGCGAGACCGCGGCGCTAACGCCCGACAAGATGAAGGAGCTCGAAGATATTTACGGCGCGTTCGGGCGCGGGTGGTTGCGTCAGTTGCCGAGGCTCGCGGAAACCACGTGCGGTGATGAGGTTCTGGCCGAAGCCGGTCTCACGGAAAGCGTGCTCGCGGGCATCGCTCAGCCGGTTGTCGCACTGTACGACGAATTCTCCCCCTTTCTTGCCACCTGCCGGTGGCTAGAACAACATCTTGCCAGGTGCTCGGCCGAGATCATCCCGGCCGCGAAGCACCTGGCCATGCTCGATAACACGGCGGGCTTCACGGACGCCGTGAAACGGCACCTGACGCGGCTCTCGCAGTAA
- a CDS encoding GDSL-type esterase/lipase family protein yields MLVRRIVSTGLVLALCVTAPLGAKDAKDNPAAQPRPRDVPRHKQFLKIVEKGEGDVIFLGDSITQGWEGNGKKVWPEAFGAFKPVNLGIGGDQTGDVIWRITVGKEIEPLKPKLAVIMIGTNNMSAHTPEQIAGGVKAIIAELQKQKPDTKVLLLAIFPRSPKADDKIRVKVNDTNKILATFGDDKKVFYKDIGEKFLEKDGTLEKKIMPDFLHLSEEGYKIWADAIKEDIAKLVK; encoded by the coding sequence ATGCTCGTTCGCCGAATCGTGAGCACCGGCCTCGTGCTGGCGCTGTGTGTCACCGCGCCCCTCGGCGCGAAAGACGCCAAGGACAACCCGGCCGCACAACCGCGCCCGCGCGACGTCCCGCGCCACAAACAGTTCCTGAAGATCGTGGAGAAAGGTGAGGGCGACGTGATCTTCCTCGGCGACTCCATCACTCAGGGCTGGGAAGGGAATGGAAAGAAAGTGTGGCCCGAGGCCTTCGGCGCCTTCAAGCCGGTGAACCTCGGCATCGGCGGCGACCAGACCGGGGACGTGATCTGGCGCATCACCGTGGGCAAGGAAATCGAACCGCTGAAGCCGAAACTCGCGGTCATCATGATCGGCACGAACAACATGAGCGCACACACGCCCGAGCAGATCGCGGGCGGCGTGAAGGCCATCATCGCCGAACTTCAAAAGCAGAAGCCCGACACGAAGGTGCTCCTGCTCGCGATCTTCCCGCGGTCCCCGAAGGCCGACGACAAGATCCGCGTGAAGGTGAACGACACGAACAAGATCCTCGCCACGTTCGGCGACGACAAGAAGGTCTTCTACAAAGACATCGGCGAGAAGTTCTTGGAAAAGGACGGCACGCTCGAGAAGAAGATCATGCCCGACTTCCTGCACCTGAGCGAAGAGGGGTACAAGATTTGGGCCGACGCAATCAAAGAAGACATTGCGAAGCTGGTGAAGTAA
- a CDS encoding PAS domain-containing protein, with protein MFTLVKALETIAQQPRTSRLMRLTALKFPLLPQAAETMALGMAISDATRPDYPIVYCNPGFERLTGYTSEEVLGRNCRFLQGPSTDAHELEKLRRALRERAACSVVLRNYRKDRTPFWNALSVTPLEDETGTVTHFVGVQTDITNVKELEAQFLQVQKMGVVGRLTGGVAHDFNNLLTVINGFAEAVLDLLPPDNPTRDMISEIAAAGSRAAGLTRQLLAVSRKNGGRRAHADLNAVVNACGSILRRLLGTDIELRTEFAPDLCATTTDPGHVEQVLMNLVVNARDAMPDGGALTISTLGAHVRGDDPLHPGIPSGTYAVLQVADTGHGMDPATLKKIFEPYFTTKPTGSGTGLGLSTVWDIVQKSQGHVRVDSERGLGTTFRVYLPRVDALPFEPLPDSSGEHRLRGSETVLVVDGDAPVRALMTHALRSRGYTVLAARDAQEATALVSDHPGTIDLVVCDLMLPGAPGRSLVRRLRASHPNLALLLTSGCVGEECEVPDGATPFLVKPFTPVGLAAEVRRVLDRR; from the coding sequence ATGTTCACGCTGGTGAAAGCGCTCGAGACCATCGCCCAGCAGCCACGAACGTCGCGCCTGATGCGGTTGACCGCGCTGAAGTTCCCCTTGCTACCCCAAGCCGCCGAAACAATGGCGCTCGGGATGGCCATCAGCGACGCCACCCGCCCCGACTATCCCATCGTCTACTGTAACCCCGGGTTCGAGCGCCTGACGGGCTACACGTCCGAAGAGGTTTTGGGCCGCAACTGTCGGTTCCTCCAGGGGCCGAGCACCGACGCGCACGAGCTCGAAAAGCTCCGCCGGGCGCTGCGCGAGCGCGCCGCGTGCTCGGTCGTGCTGCGGAACTACCGGAAGGACCGGACGCCGTTCTGGAACGCGCTCTCCGTTACGCCACTCGAAGACGAAACCGGAACGGTCACGCACTTCGTCGGGGTGCAGACCGACATTACGAACGTGAAAGAACTCGAAGCGCAGTTCCTCCAGGTGCAGAAGATGGGCGTCGTCGGGCGCCTCACGGGGGGCGTGGCGCACGACTTCAACAACCTGCTCACCGTCATCAACGGGTTCGCGGAGGCCGTTCTCGATCTGTTGCCGCCGGACAACCCGACCCGCGACATGATCTCCGAGATCGCGGCGGCGGGTTCACGCGCGGCCGGGCTCACGCGCCAGTTGCTCGCGGTCAGCCGGAAGAACGGGGGGCGCCGCGCGCACGCGGACCTCAACGCCGTGGTGAACGCCTGCGGCAGCATCCTCCGCCGACTGCTCGGGACCGATATCGAGCTCCGGACCGAGTTCGCCCCGGACCTGTGCGCCACCACCACCGATCCGGGGCACGTCGAACAGGTGCTGATGAACCTCGTGGTGAACGCGCGCGACGCGATGCCCGACGGGGGCGCGCTCACCATCTCGACGCTCGGGGCGCACGTGCGGGGCGACGACCCGCTGCACCCCGGAATCCCCTCGGGCACTTACGCGGTGCTCCAGGTCGCGGACACCGGGCACGGGATGGACCCGGCGACACTGAAGAAGATTTTCGAGCCGTACTTCACCACGAAGCCCACTGGGAGCGGGACCGGACTGGGGCTCTCGACGGTTTGGGACATCGTGCAAAAGAGTCAGGGGCACGTGCGCGTGGATTCGGAGCGCGGACTGGGCACGACGTTTCGCGTGTACCTGCCGCGCGTGGACGCGCTCCCGTTCGAGCCGCTCCCGGACTCGTCGGGCGAGCACCGGCTGCGCGGCTCGGAGACGGTCCTCGTCGTGGACGGCGACGCGCCCGTGCGGGCGCTAATGACCCACGCGCTCCGCTCGCGGGGCTACACCGTGCTCGCGGCGCGCGACGCGCAAGAGGCAACCGCGCTCGTTTCCGACCACCCCGGGACCATCGATCTCGTGGTTTGCGACCTGATGCTCCCGGGGGCGCCGGGGCGCTCTCTGGTCCGCCGGCTCCGGGCGTCCCACCCGAACCTGGCGCTCCTGCTCACGTCGGGGTGCGTCGGCGAGGAGTGCGAGGTGCCGGACGGCGCGACGCCGTTCCTGGTTAAGCCGTTTACGCCGGTCGGACTCGCGGCCGAGGTGCGAAGGGTGCTCGACCGGCGCTGA
- a CDS encoding acyl carrier protein, which produces MRTTDELLAALGDVVRQTFSDRDFPESVDLETRAFGDLGLASIDLVVLAERLDAHFGRRLPFGVFLKGLRDRGAEDLALGDLVAFLQKYVD; this is translated from the coding sequence ATGCGAACGACTGACGAACTGCTCGCTGCACTCGGGGACGTGGTGCGGCAAACGTTCTCCGATCGCGATTTCCCGGAATCCGTCGATCTCGAGACGCGAGCCTTCGGCGACCTCGGCCTCGCGTCCATCGACCTCGTTGTGCTGGCCGAACGGCTCGACGCGCACTTCGGGCGCCGGTTGCCGTTCGGGGTCTTCCTGAAGGGCTTGCGGGATCGTGGCGCGGAAGACCTCGCGCTGGGTGATCTGGTCGCGTTTTTGCAGAAGTATGTGGATTGA